The Phycodurus eques isolate BA_2022a chromosome 8, UOR_Pequ_1.1, whole genome shotgun sequence nucleotide sequence AAGAGCAGTCCGTACAGATTTCCACTGCTGTCTTTGAGGTGCGCTTCTGTAAACAAGCTCGAGAAATGTGGCGTATAAAACAAATCCTCATCACTTTTGATGAGTTTGTCAGTTCCTTAGCGGGCGCTTGAAAGGCGCTAGCCGACTCTAAAGTCGTTTTTCCGTTTCACAGTCCAGTTTTGTCCCACCATAATAAAACCCGACACTTTTACCTGTAAACAATCGTGGAATCCAGCATGTATGTGTTGGTCCTCCCCAAAGTTGCTCAGGTGGCTTTGGGGTAGATCTTCTCATAGAAGAAGCTCTGCGGCAGCACGATGAGCTCGCCGTCCTTCTCCCGGACGGCGTGCGCCCGTACAAACTGGAACTGCTCCAGGGCAAACTCGTAGAACTCGTTCTCGATCTTCCAGATCTTGGACTGCTGTAGTTTGCCCACCGTCTCCCGGGTGGGAAGCTTCTTCTCGGTGGTCTTACGCAGGTGCGACTTCTTACCTGGGGCGACACAACAGGGTGTTGACGGCCTCGCGCGGGTACTTTAGCTTTACAGATGGCACGTCTGGAGTAATGACATCTCCCCCGACACGTGGTTCTATCGGTCCTAGTAaatttcagctttacagatgccgtgtgtgtgtgtgtgtgtgtgtgtgtgatgaaaaCATCTGGGACAACATGCTAGTATGAGTTGTAGcaaacttcagctttacagataccACGTCTGTATGACATCTACTGTGACACGTGGCGCTATCAGGTCTATCTGCTGCTActacttgttttctttttctttttttgttgttgtatcatCTCAGCTGTGGGCTGCGAGGAGATTTGCGTGGCAGTACCCATCTTGTAGAGGTCGGTGGCGCCCTTGAAGAAGCGCGGCAGCGTGGCCTCCAGGATCATGATGAAGTCCTCCAGCTCCTCAGTCACGCCCACCAGCAGGTACTCGTTGACCAGGTTGTACTTGGCCTGCTCCAGCGCCCAGTGACTGCCCACATTCCTGCACATTTTATGAAACGCGCACAACCAATTCTTCTATTAACCATTGACGTGAGCGTGGCAAGCTTTTTTCTCAGGTCGCGTTTGTGGCTCAACATGGAAGGTCAAGTCCAAGGTCGACTCGGAAAATTCTGCAGCTTCTTCCTTACGACAGGCGGTTTAGCTTCAGGCTAACAAACAGTGCAAACCACCATCAACTGGCTAACTTAGCATGGATGTTGCGGTGTTACAACCTTTCacgcaatggatatttgaatacgaacggtggagcaacacatgtagacaaacaatgaaacaatacttacaggcatatatGCTTTATCCTTTGCgacgaacgactaatattactgcatcttaccgagtcagttgtgaaattctttgtgtgtctttgtcttTATTACACTGCTCTCAAGTTGCCAAGGAGCAGCACCATGTCCATTGTgtgtaaaaagttttttaattatttcaattcaatttaattatgtcatcacTATATGATCTAgattgctatttttctcattaaaactcaaattaggtttttttggggggtggggggggtttgGTGGAGGGGGGTGCGGCTGGAAgtgattaatgacatttcctttcatttcaatggggaaatatgatttgcgATACGATAAGTAGGAGTCTGTGCTGACCAGCACTCTGAATGGTGTCCACAGAAGAAGGGAATCTGCAGCCAGAGTTTCTCGGGGGCGCAGTCGGAGCCACCGGACGCCACGCACTCGTCGAAGGTCTGAAAGACGCAGCACAAGTAGAGGAAACGTTTAGTGAGGCTTTCAAACCGTTTTCACACGCGTCCAAGCGCACCATCTTGTCGCCTTGCTTCCTCCGCCGCAGGCCCGGCCGGTAGTCGTCTCCAAAGCGCAGGAAGTAGTAGTAGGACACCAGGCGCTCGATGGGGTCTCGTACCACGTTGATGTACAGGGGCTTGCCCTTGACGCTGTACCTAAACACAACCAGCCTTACTAGCGTGCCAAGTGTTAGCATCAGCAACAGCACGTGAGAAGGTGGCGTCTCTCACTTGGAGAAGTCCAGGTACGCCACGTGGCCGTGGTAGAAGCCGGGCTTCATTCCTCGCCACGAGGTGACGTTGTGAACAAAACGCATCTGCGTTCAAAGGACAACAATCACTTTTCTTTGCTGCGTTTTCTTATCGCTTTCAGTTCTGTGTCCGCTCTCGTAACCAAGTACCACAGGGTGTTGGTTTTTGCTTCACTGCCACCTCAGAGTACAAGGTGCTATTATTACGCTGACTGACAGTCGTCGTCGTTTTTTTGTCATCTGTTCTCCCTGTCGACCCATTCCCAGTACCAGTGGATGTTATGGTTGCTATTGTTCTTTTGTTTAAGGCTGCAACTAGCCACAattttttagaatcgattattctacgattatcccatcgattaattggcaaaaaaaaaatgatttggctttaataaacaacaaaatgtgcatgtgaagtGTAGGTACAACcgttgtccacttgaggtcgccaCCCTCACATGCCACTGAGAGTGTCCAGTTGGTTGCTGGGAGCTCAGGGTTGGCAGCTGGATTTCTCTCGGTCCCATCAAGTACCcaaaattgttgtttgtgttaTCTTCTGTTATTGTTAATTGTGGTCTCCTCTCTATCTGTTTCCTCTCAAACCAACTTTGAGCAGGTGCTGTTTTTCATATCGTTTGTTACTGCTTTTTGCAAACTAAGCACAATATGTTACTGCTATGGTTGTCTCATTGCTTTTTGTTGCCCCACTTCTTTGTCAGTTTTTTCTTATACTGTACGTCTGTCAGGTGTCTTCAAATTATGTGTTTTCTTACTTTCAGTTGTACTATACAGCGGTAAACTTTTctttacatttgtaaaaacattgcctgtacaatGAACACCCACCAttcgcaaatagtgaaaatctgcaagtaaATTGACGCCCATCCAAAAGGTTTGCAATTGCCTAAAGATGACACGAGATGGCACGAAAGCAATTATAATATATGAGACACAtatttggcctgagcacaaaaacaatgtaGTTTTCCAACGAGTAACGGAGgatcagccccccccccccccaccaaaacaaATCTGCTCATATGAAGGCGGCAAGTTTGAATCGACGCCTGAAGAGTATCCGGTCAGACCTGGTCCTGCAGGGACATGACGGGGTTGTTCTTGCTGGTGTTGATGTGCAGCACGTGGAAGCGGTTCCTGGCGCACAGGTCGTAGGCGATGTTGGTGAAGGACGTGCTGGCCGTCTTGGGCACCCGGTTGTAAATGACCACCGTGTCGTCGGCGGCGGCGTCCTCCGACAGGTTGCGACCGCCGTCTTCGCCGTGACGCTGCTGCTCCGCCTCGGACAGCTCGTGTCTGGCCATGGCGCGCTCTGGCGGATAAACGAGTCGACGTATTCAACTTtaacgttaaatacaactgaactgcactcaggcagtgatttttttttcggcTCACCgcactgagaatcactgcctttaAGTATATTAAACGTGTTCACGTCATTAGGTGACACTATTAGGCCACTATAAGGACGTTAAATGATTACTTATCCACAATGTAATCCTTTAGTGTGGGTGTGTATTTCCTAACATGTTACATCATTTGACACATGATTAGATGCACTGGCACAGTATAGGAAGCCCTTTTGCAATTAAATTTTTGATATACTATACAAAATAAAGCAAGAAACATCTTTATAGAGATTGCAGTCTGCCAGTAAAAGCATTTATTAATGCAGAATACAGATATATACTCAAC carries:
- the hs2st1b gene encoding heparan sulfate 2-O-sulfotransferase 1, whose protein sequence is MGLFRVMMPPKLQLLAVLTFAVTMLLIENQIQRLEESRAKLERAMARHELSEAEQQRHGEDGGRNLSEDAAADDTVVIYNRVPKTASTSFTNIAYDLCARNRFHVLHINTSKNNPVMSLQDQMRFVHNVTSWRGMKPGFYHGHVAYLDFSKYSVKGKPLYINVVRDPIERLVSYYYFLRFGDDYRPGLRRRKQGDKMTFDECVASGGSDCAPEKLWLQIPFFCGHHSECWNVGSHWALEQAKYNLVNEYLLVGVTEELEDFIMILEATLPRFFKGATDLYKMGKKSHLRKTTEKKLPTRETVGKLQQSKIWKIENEFYEFALEQFQFVRAHAVREKDGELIVLPQSFFYEKIYPKAT